In a genomic window of Streptomyces sp. NBC_01142:
- the argS gene encoding arginine--tRNA ligase yields MASVPSLASTVQQRLADALSAALPEAGSADPLLRRSDRADFQANGILALAKKLKSNPRELAAKVVDSIPANDVLKEIEVSGPGFLNITITDKSIIETLAARAADDRLGVPYKDNPGTTVIDYAQPNVAKEMHVGHLRNSVIGDAVVQILEFSGETVVRRHHIGDWGTQFGMLIQYLIEHPHELDHKGGSEVSGEEAMSSLNRVYKASRVLFDSDEEFKTRARRRVVDLQAGDPETVALWQRFVDESKIYFYSVFDKLDVEIHDEDIVGESGYNHMLVETCRLLEESGVAVRSNGALCVFFDDVKGPDGNPSPLIVQKSDGGFGYAATDLSAIRDRVQNLKADTLLYVVDIRQSLHFKMVFETARRAGWLTEDVKAVQLGFGTVLGKDGKPFKTRAGETVRLVDLLDEAVERATAVVRSKAEKVGLTEQEITENGVQVGIGAVKYADLSTSVSRDYKFDLDQMVSLNGDTSVYLQYAYARIQSILRKAGDAKPAAHPELELAPAERALGLHLDQFAETVDEVATSYEPHKLAGYLYQLASHLTTFYDQCHVLSDDNSPEVVENRLFLCDLTGRTLHRGMALLGIRTPERL; encoded by the coding sequence ATGGCCTCGGTCCCTTCCCTCGCTTCGACCGTGCAGCAGCGCCTCGCGGACGCCCTCTCGGCAGCTCTGCCGGAGGCCGGCTCCGCCGACCCGCTGCTGCGACGAAGCGACCGGGCCGACTTCCAGGCCAACGGCATCCTGGCCCTCGCCAAGAAGCTGAAGAGCAACCCGCGCGAGCTCGCGGCCAAGGTCGTCGACTCGATCCCGGCGAACGACGTGCTGAAGGAGATCGAGGTCTCGGGCCCCGGCTTCCTCAACATCACGATCACCGACAAGTCGATCATCGAGACGCTGGCGGCCCGCGCCGCCGACGACCGTCTCGGCGTCCCGTACAAGGACAATCCGGGCACCACGGTGATCGACTACGCCCAGCCGAACGTGGCCAAGGAGATGCACGTCGGCCATCTGCGGAACTCGGTGATCGGCGACGCGGTCGTCCAGATCCTGGAGTTCTCCGGCGAGACGGTCGTTCGCCGCCACCACATCGGCGACTGGGGCACCCAGTTCGGCATGCTCATCCAGTACTTGATCGAGCACCCGCACGAGCTGGACCACAAGGGCGGGTCCGAGGTCTCCGGCGAGGAGGCCATGTCCTCCCTCAACCGCGTCTACAAGGCGTCCCGGGTGCTCTTCGACTCCGACGAGGAGTTCAAGACCCGCGCCCGGCGCCGGGTCGTCGACCTCCAGGCCGGAGACCCGGAGACGGTCGCCCTGTGGCAGCGGTTCGTCGACGAGTCGAAGATCTACTTCTACTCGGTCTTCGACAAGCTCGACGTCGAGATCCACGACGAGGACATCGTCGGCGAGTCCGGCTACAACCACATGCTGGTGGAGACCTGCCGCCTCCTGGAGGAGTCCGGCGTGGCGGTGCGCTCCAACGGCGCGCTCTGCGTCTTCTTCGACGACGTCAAGGGCCCCGACGGCAACCCGTCCCCGCTGATCGTCCAGAAGTCCGACGGCGGCTTCGGGTACGCGGCCACGGACCTCTCCGCGATCCGCGACCGCGTGCAGAACCTGAAGGCCGACACCCTCCTGTACGTCGTCGACATCCGCCAGTCCCTGCACTTCAAGATGGTCTTCGAGACCGCACGCCGGGCCGGCTGGCTGACCGAGGACGTCAAGGCGGTCCAGCTCGGCTTCGGCACGGTGCTGGGCAAGGACGGCAAGCCGTTCAAGACCCGTGCGGGCGAGACGGTGCGGCTGGTGGACCTGCTGGACGAGGCGGTGGAGCGGGCGACGGCCGTCGTGCGCTCGAAGGCCGAGAAGGTCGGCCTGACCGAGCAGGAGATCACCGAGAACGGTGTCCAGGTGGGCATCGGCGCGGTGAAGTACGCCGACCTGTCCACCTCGGTCTCGCGGGACTACAAGTTCGACCTGGACCAGATGGTCTCGCTCAACGGCGACACGTCCGTCTACCTCCAGTACGCCTACGCACGTATCCAGTCGATCCTGCGCAAGGCGGGCGACGCCAAGCCGGCCGCCCACCCGGAGCTCGAACTCGCCCCGGCGGAGCGGGCACTGGGCCTGCACCTGGACCAGTTCGCCGAGACGGTGGACGAGGTCGCGACCTCGTACGAGCCGCACAAGCTGGCCGGGTACCTCTACCAGCTGGCCTCGCACCTGACCACGTTCTACGACCAGTGCCACGTACTGAGCGACGACAACTCCCCGGAGGTCGTCGA
- the lysS gene encoding lysine--tRNA ligase, with protein sequence MPIVAQSSTETDWVSRFADEVIAESERRAPGKPVVVASGLSPSGPIHLGNLREVMTPHLVADEVRRRGHEVRHVISWDDYDRFRKVPAGVPGVDESWAEHIGKPLTSVPAPAGSAYANWAEHFKAAMTEALAEMGVEYDGISQTEQYTAGTYRDQILHAMKCRGQIDGILDQYRTKQKPGGKKSQKPVDEAELEAAEGSGAAAEDDGSSGTGGYFPYKPYCGQCGKDLTTVVSYDDESTELVYTCTACGFGETVRLSEFNRGKLVWKVDWPMRWAYEGVIFEPSGVDHSSPGSSFVVGGQIVREVFDGVQPIGPMYAFVGISGMAKMSSSRGGVPTPADALKIMEAPLLRWLYARRRPNQSFKIAFDQEIQRLYDEWDSLEKKVADGTVLPADAAAHSRATRTAARELPRTPRPLAYRTLASVVDITAGHDEQTLRILSDLDPANPLTSLDEARPRLDRAENWITTQVPAEQRTLVREEPDKELLGSLDDQGSESLRLLLEGLDTHWSLDGLTTLVYGVPKVMAGLEPDAKPTPELKVAQRSFFALLYRLLVSRETGPRLPTLLLAVGADRVRKLLGA encoded by the coding sequence GTGCCGATCGTGGCTCAGAGCAGCACCGAGACCGACTGGGTCTCCCGTTTCGCGGACGAGGTCATTGCCGAGTCGGAGCGACGTGCGCCTGGCAAACCGGTCGTCGTCGCGTCCGGCCTGTCGCCCTCCGGGCCCATCCACCTGGGCAATCTCCGTGAGGTGATGACCCCGCACCTGGTCGCGGACGAGGTCCGGCGCCGTGGGCACGAAGTCCGCCACGTCATCTCCTGGGACGACTACGACCGGTTCCGGAAGGTTCCGGCCGGGGTCCCGGGCGTGGACGAGTCCTGGGCCGAGCACATCGGCAAGCCGCTCACCTCGGTGCCGGCTCCGGCCGGATCGGCGTACGCGAACTGGGCCGAGCACTTCAAGGCCGCCATGACCGAGGCGCTGGCGGAGATGGGCGTCGAGTACGACGGCATCAGCCAGACCGAGCAGTACACCGCGGGTACGTACCGCGACCAGATCCTGCACGCGATGAAGTGCCGTGGCCAGATCGACGGAATCCTGGACCAGTACCGGACCAAGCAGAAGCCGGGCGGCAAGAAGTCGCAGAAGCCGGTCGACGAGGCCGAGCTGGAGGCCGCGGAGGGCTCCGGCGCGGCGGCCGAGGACGACGGCAGCAGCGGCACCGGGGGCTACTTCCCGTACAAGCCGTACTGCGGTCAGTGCGGGAAGGACCTCACCACCGTCGTCTCGTACGACGACGAGAGCACCGAGCTCGTCTACACCTGCACGGCATGCGGCTTCGGCGAGACCGTGCGGCTGAGCGAGTTCAACCGCGGCAAGCTGGTCTGGAAGGTCGACTGGCCGATGCGCTGGGCGTACGAGGGCGTGATCTTCGAGCCGAGCGGTGTCGACCACTCGTCGCCGGGATCGTCGTTCGTCGTGGGCGGGCAGATCGTGCGCGAGGTGTTCGACGGCGTACAGCCGATCGGCCCGATGTACGCCTTCGTCGGCATCAGCGGCATGGCCAAGATGTCGTCCTCGCGCGGTGGCGTGCCCACGCCGGCCGACGCGCTGAAGATCATGGAGGCGCCGCTGCTGCGCTGGCTGTACGCGCGGCGCCGGCCCAACCAGTCCTTCAAGATCGCCTTCGACCAGGAGATCCAGCGGCTGTACGACGAGTGGGACTCGCTGGAGAAGAAGGTCGCGGACGGGACCGTGCTGCCGGCGGACGCGGCGGCCCACTCGCGGGCGACGCGCACGGCGGCCCGTGAACTGCCGCGCACTCCGCGCCCGTTGGCGTACCGCACGCTCGCGTCGGTCGTCGACATCACGGCCGGGCACGACGAGCAGACGCTGCGGATCCTGAGCGATCTGGACCCGGCGAACCCGCTCACCTCGCTGGACGAGGCGCGCCCGCGGCTGGACCGCGCGGAGAACTGGATCACCACCCAGGTCCCTGCGGAACAGCGCACCCTGGTCCGTGAGGAGCCGGACAAGGAGCTGCTCGGCTCCCTGGACGACCAGGGCAGCGAGTCGCTGCGGCTGCTGCTGGAGGGCCTGGACACGCACTGGTCCCTGGACGGCCTGACGACGCTGGTCTACGGCGTGCCGAAGGTGATGGCGGGCCTGGAGCCGGACGCCAAGCCGACGCCGGAGCTGAAGGTCGCGCAGCGTTCGTTCTTCGCGCTGCTGTACCGCCTGCTGGTGAGCAGGGAGACGGGGCCGCGGCTGCCGACGCTGCTGCTCGCGGTCGGGGCGGACCGGGTGCGGAAGCTGCTGGGCGCGTAG
- a CDS encoding DUF2637 domain-containing protein — protein MAAMQLTRTHRILIGVVVAGAVVIAAIGFAGSYAAVRELAEKKGFGEFSLVFPIGIDAGICVLLALDLLLTWMRIPFPLLRQTAWLLTVATIAFNGAASWPDPLGVGMHAVIPVLFVVSVEAARHAVGRIADITADKHMEGVRLTRWLLSPIPTFRLWRRMKLWELRSYEQVIKLEQDRLIYQARLQARFGRAWRRKAPVESLMPLRLAKYGVPLAETAPAGLAAAGVEPALLPPSPVQQQVPQQVQQQPELPRAQHERQDQNGNPGQNQGQNQGQEQAEPRAQAPGPQDWPQEHDEYQEYEQYEEGPGSHESPWFAAPHVPQEAYESAFNPTYVEGLEPTAVRVPAGPGRTRPLGGTVPGPRTEAQFPEQAPDAGLPAEEHLDPDAEELPATGLPDDLSREEAYFNAFRKYVSEHGDFPNARQFGLYLMDLYGITGRTGGPLSESSLRGYLRDFRYRYQTELDAEHIA, from the coding sequence GTGGCCGCGATGCAGCTCACACGCACGCACCGCATACTCATCGGGGTCGTCGTCGCAGGCGCGGTGGTCATCGCCGCGATCGGCTTCGCGGGCTCGTACGCCGCCGTGCGCGAGCTCGCGGAGAAGAAGGGCTTCGGCGAGTTCTCCCTCGTCTTCCCGATCGGCATCGACGCAGGCATCTGCGTTCTGCTCGCGCTCGACCTGCTCCTGACGTGGATGCGCATCCCCTTCCCGCTGCTGCGCCAGACCGCCTGGCTGCTCACCGTGGCCACCATCGCCTTCAACGGCGCGGCGTCCTGGCCGGACCCGCTGGGTGTCGGTATGCACGCGGTGATCCCCGTGCTGTTCGTCGTCTCGGTCGAGGCGGCACGGCACGCGGTGGGCCGGATCGCCGACATCACGGCGGACAAGCACATGGAGGGGGTACGGCTCACCCGCTGGCTGCTCTCCCCCATACCCACGTTCCGGCTGTGGCGCCGGATGAAGCTGTGGGAGCTGCGCAGCTATGAGCAGGTCATCAAGCTGGAGCAGGACCGGCTGATCTACCAGGCGCGCCTGCAGGCCCGCTTCGGCCGGGCGTGGAGACGCAAGGCCCCGGTGGAGTCGCTGATGCCGCTGCGCCTGGCGAAGTACGGCGTGCCGCTCGCCGAGACGGCTCCCGCGGGACTGGCGGCGGCGGGTGTCGAACCGGCGCTGCTGCCGCCGTCACCGGTGCAGCAGCAGGTACCGCAGCAGGTGCAGCAACAGCCCGAGCTGCCGCGAGCGCAGCACGAGCGCCAGGACCAGAACGGGAACCCGGGCCAGAACCAGGGCCAGAACCAGGGCCAGGAACAGGCAGAGCCCCGGGCTCAGGCCCCCGGTCCGCAGGACTGGCCCCAGGAGCACGACGAGTACCAGGAGTACGAGCAGTACGAGGAGGGGCCGGGCAGCCACGAGAGCCCCTGGTTCGCGGCACCGCACGTCCCGCAGGAAGCCTACGAGAGCGCCTTCAACCCGACGTACGTGGAGGGCCTGGAGCCCACTGCGGTACGGGTCCCCGCGGGCCCCGGCCGCACCCGCCCGCTCGGCGGCACTGTCCCCGGCCCCCGCACGGAGGCCCAGTTCCCGGAGCAGGCGCCCGACGCGGGGCTGCCTGCCGAGGAGCACCTGGACCCCGATGCCGAGGAACTGCCGGCCACGGGCCTGCCCGACGATCTCTCCCGCGAGGAGGCGTACTTCAACGCCTTCCGCAAGTACGTGAGCGAGCACGGCGACTTCCCGAACGCCCGCCAGTTCGGCCTCTATCTGATGGACCTCTACGGCATCACGGGCCGCACGGGCGGCCCCCTGAGCGAGAGCTCACTCAGGGGCTACCTGCGGGACTTCCGCTACCGCTACCAGACCGAGCTGGACGCGGAACACATCGCGTAG
- a CDS encoding DUF3558 domain-containing protein — MHRSASRLTRILACAAVPVMLVVAGCSSDSDNTSDGKKASGSSASPQAQKSPNVAPAKFTDLPDPCKSISEKTVKDLVPESKAGSSGKSTDSTSRGSCSWNGLDDKGVKGSQYRWLDVSFLRYDSEATLALSGDQRAEKSYTQEIAKAKATDGAKNVKSSPASGVGASATVINYDLKKTDEDFTYATVVTRTENAVITLTYNGTGYAGAKSPSAGDLTKDALKAAKEAVASIATTNKAADKTAESPTEKSTEKSADN; from the coding sequence ATGCACCGTTCAGCCTCGCGACTCACCCGCATTCTCGCCTGTGCAGCCGTCCCGGTGATGCTCGTCGTCGCCGGCTGCTCGTCGGACTCCGACAACACGTCCGACGGCAAGAAGGCCTCGGGCTCGTCCGCCTCTCCCCAGGCGCAGAAGTCGCCGAACGTCGCCCCCGCGAAGTTCACCGACCTGCCCGACCCCTGCAAGTCGATCTCCGAGAAGACGGTCAAGGACCTCGTGCCGGAGTCGAAGGCCGGCTCGTCCGGCAAGTCCACGGACTCCACCAGCCGCGGCAGCTGCTCCTGGAACGGTCTGGACGACAAGGGCGTGAAGGGCTCGCAGTACCGCTGGCTCGATGTCTCCTTCCTCCGGTACGACTCCGAGGCGACCCTCGCCCTCAGCGGCGATCAGCGCGCCGAGAAGAGCTACACCCAGGAGATTGCCAAGGCGAAGGCCACCGACGGCGCCAAGAACGTGAAGTCCTCGCCCGCCTCCGGCGTCGGCGCGTCGGCGACGGTCATCAACTACGACCTGAAGAAGACCGACGAGGACTTCACCTACGCGACGGTCGTGACGCGTACGGAGAACGCCGTCATCACCCTCACCTACAACGGCACGGGCTACGCGGGCGCGAAGAGCCCGTCCGCCGGGGACCTGACGAAGGACGCGCTGAAGGCCGCCAAGGAAGCGGTGGCCTCGATCGCCACGACCAACAAGGCTGCTGACAAAACCGCCGAGTCGCCCACCGAGAAGTCCACCGAGAAGTCCGCGGACAACTAG
- a CDS encoding DUF3558 domain-containing protein, with protein MQRKAYVPGLAALLAALVTGCTAGSGTEGSATVDKPGQATTSAAPPGKYRNLPEPCGSIELSTLKDLLPGAAELPEEQQQKVYRGTADVTYDTDRRGGCSWKAVAPDASHQLRVDFERVVSYDTVVSDDDRAQEVFTKKQAASSLPAATVPPGGGGKQSPPPSSPTATGTGAGTGAGTGTGPGTAPTAKPPATEDTEDTGGTATETPDGLEPRVLDDLGDAAFLDDILRRSGSTAQQRTVSVVFRTSNVVVTIEYGEQPARITEVPDSKELQDKAQSLARKLAEQIDD; from the coding sequence GTGCAACGAAAGGCGTACGTACCCGGCCTGGCGGCGCTCCTCGCGGCGCTCGTCACCGGCTGCACCGCCGGCAGCGGCACCGAGGGCTCCGCCACCGTCGACAAGCCCGGCCAAGCCACGACGTCCGCCGCGCCCCCCGGCAAGTACCGCAACCTCCCCGAGCCCTGCGGCTCCATCGAGCTCTCGACCCTCAAGGATCTGCTGCCCGGCGCCGCCGAGCTGCCCGAGGAGCAGCAGCAGAAGGTGTACCGCGGCACCGCCGACGTCACCTACGACACCGACCGCCGCGGCGGCTGCAGCTGGAAGGCCGTCGCCCCGGACGCCTCCCACCAGCTCAGGGTGGACTTCGAGCGCGTTGTCTCGTACGACACAGTCGTGAGCGACGACGACCGGGCGCAGGAGGTCTTCACGAAGAAGCAGGCCGCCTCCTCCCTGCCGGCCGCCACCGTGCCCCCGGGCGGCGGGGGCAAGCAGTCCCCGCCCCCCTCCTCCCCGACCGCGACCGGCACGGGCGCAGGCACGGGCGCAGGCACGGGCACAGGCCCCGGCACCGCCCCCACCGCCAAGCCCCCGGCCACCGAGGACACGGAGGACACGGGGGGCACGGCCACCGAGACCCCCGACGGCCTGGAACCGCGCGTGCTCGACGACCTCGGCGACGCCGCGTTCCTCGACGACATCCTCCGCCGGTCCGGATCGACCGCGCAGCAGCGCACCGTCAGCGTGGTGTTCCGCACATCGAACGTCGTCGTGACCATCGAGTACGGCGAGCAGCCCGCCCGCATCACCGAGGTCCCGGACAGCAAAGAACTGCAGGACAAGGCCCAGAGTCTGGCCCGCAAACTGGCCGAGCAGATCGACGACTGA
- a CDS encoding RtcB family protein, translating to MSYVEVPGAKVPIRMWTDPSSVEDVAMRQLQNVATLPWIKGLAVMPDVHYGKGATVGSVIAMHGAVCPAAVGVDIGCGMSAVKTSLTANDLPGDLSRLRSKIEQAIPVGRGMHDDPVDPGGLQSFPTAGWGDFWSRFDGVADAVKFRQERATKQMGSLGSGNHFIEFCLDESGAVWLMLHSGSRNIGKELAEHHMGVAQKLSHNQGLVDRDLAVFIADTPEMTAYRNDLFWAQEYAKYNRAIMMGLFQDVVRKEFKKARVTFESVISCHHNYVSEERYEGMDLLVTRKGAIRAGSGDFGIIPGSMGTGSYIVKGLGNEKSFNSASHGAGRRMSRNAAKRRFSTRDLEEQTRGVECRKDSGVVDEIPGAYKPIEKVIDQQRDLVEVVAKLKQVVCVKG from the coding sequence ATGTCGTATGTAGAGGTGCCGGGCGCGAAGGTCCCGATCCGGATGTGGACCGACCCTTCGTCGGTCGAGGATGTCGCCATGCGGCAGCTGCAGAACGTCGCCACCCTGCCGTGGATCAAGGGCCTCGCGGTGATGCCGGACGTCCACTACGGCAAGGGCGCGACGGTCGGCTCGGTGATCGCGATGCATGGTGCGGTCTGCCCGGCGGCGGTCGGGGTCGACATCGGCTGCGGAATGTCCGCCGTGAAGACCTCGCTGACCGCGAACGACCTTCCGGGTGATCTTTCCCGGCTCCGTTCGAAGATCGAGCAGGCGATCCCGGTCGGCCGGGGGATGCACGACGACCCGGTGGACCCGGGCGGGCTGCAGAGCTTCCCGACGGCGGGGTGGGGCGACTTCTGGAGCCGGTTCGACGGGGTGGCCGATGCGGTCAAATTCCGTCAGGAGCGGGCGACGAAGCAGATGGGGTCACTCGGAAGCGGAAACCACTTCATCGAGTTCTGCCTCGACGAGTCGGGCGCGGTCTGGCTGATGCTCCACTCCGGCTCCCGGAACATCGGCAAGGAGCTCGCCGAGCACCACATGGGCGTGGCGCAGAAGCTGTCGCACAACCAGGGACTGGTCGACCGGGATCTGGCTGTGTTCATTGCGGACACCCCGGAGATGACGGCGTACCGGAACGACCTCTTCTGGGCGCAGGAGTACGCGAAGTACAACCGCGCGATCATGATGGGGCTCTTCCAGGACGTGGTCCGCAAGGAGTTCAAGAAGGCCAGGGTCACCTTCGAGTCGGTCATCTCCTGCCACCACAACTACGTGTCGGAGGAGCGGTACGAAGGCATGGACCTGCTGGTCACCCGTAAGGGCGCGATCCGGGCCGGCAGCGGGGACTTCGGGATCATCCCGGGGTCGATGGGCACCGGCTCGTACATTGTGAAGGGGCTGGGGAACGAGAAGTCGTTCAACTCGGCGTCGCACGGCGCGGGCCGGAGGATGAGCCGTAACGCGGCGAAGCGGCGCTTCTCGACGCGGGACCTGGAGGAGCAGACGCGGGGTGTGGAGTGCCGTAAGGACTCCGGCGTCGTGGATGAGATCCCGGGGGCGTACAAGCCGATCGAGAAGGTCATCGACCAGCAGCGGGATCTGGTCGAGGTCGTAGCGAAGCTGAAGCAGGTCGTGTGCGTGAAGGGCTGA